Below is a window of Mycolicibacterium rhodesiae NBB3 DNA.
GCCGAGGGCGACGGCAACCGGTTCATCGTGATCGCGGTGGAAACCTCCGAGCCCGTTCCGGTCAACCGGCCCGAAGGCAAATGCAAGCGGGTGGGTTTCGCGGGTGGCGGCGTGCGCGGCCTCGTCGAAATCGTGGACGTGCCGGCGATCGAGGACGCCGAGACGATGGGTACTCACCGAGTACTGCAGACGATCGTCAACGGCAAGCCGAGCACCGGGGAGATCTACAACTACATTGCGAGCTTTTCGACGTTTCTGGTGATCGTGACCGCCAACCCCCTGGTGCTGCCCAACACGCCTGTCAAACCCGTCGACACGCAGCGCGCCCGCGACCTCCTCACTGCCGCCGTCGCCGCGGTTAGGGGCTAACGGACGTCGTGCGGCCGGAACTGGATACTGATTCGCGGGCCGGTCGGGCGCGTCGTCTTCGGTATCGAGTGCTCCCATGTGCGTTGGCACGACCCGCCCATCACCAGTAGGTCGCCGTGGCGGTGCGCCATCCGAAGTGTCCGATGTCGCCGGCCTTCCGGCTCCGGTGTTCGATGTCGCCGGCCTTCCGGCTCCGGTGACTTTCCGCCGCCTCGCGGCCGCAACGCGAAAACCCTTGTGGCGCCGAGGCCGATGATGGCCACCATGGTGTCCTCGGTGCTGCTGCGGCCGATGTTGTCACCGTGCCAGGCCACGCTGTCGTCGCCGTCGCGGTACAGACACAGCCCCGCGGTGGTGAACGGTTCGCCGAGCTCACCCGCGTAGGTGTCGTTGAGGCGACGACGAATCTGCTTCAACCGTGGATGCGGCGGCGGTTCGTCGACCAGATCGTGAAAGCTGACCAGCCGCGGCACGTCGAGCACGCGGTCGTACATCTGCCTTCGTTCGGCGCGCCACGGGATGTCGTCTCGCAGTTCCTCGAACAACGAGTCGGCGTCGTCCAGCCATCCGGACCGGTAGTCGATCCACGCGCCGTTGGCCAGATGGCGCCGTTCCTCGTGCTCGAACAGCGAGCTCTGCAGAGCCAGCTCCATGCCGACGATACTATCGCACAGGCGTTCGAATGGTCTCCAGGCGTACCGCGCCGGGTCCTTCGGAGGCCAGGACGTCGCCGGGGTTGGAAAGCGTGCAGGTTTTCAGGCTCAGGCAGCCGCATCCGATGCAGCCGGTGAGATTGTCGCGCAGTCGCTGCAGGTGCAGGATGCGGTCGTCGAGGTCCTGGCGCCAGCCGGCGGAGAGCCGCGCCCAGTCCTTGCTCGTGGGCACGCGATCGGTGGGCAGGGTGGCCAGTGCCTCGCGGATGCGTGCGAGCGGAATACCGAGCCGCTGGCTCATCCGGATGAATGCGACGCGCCGCAGGGTCTCGCGGGCGTAGCGACGTTGATTGCCTCCGGTGCGCTTGCTGCTGATCAGCCCTTCGCGTTCGTAGAAGTGCAGCGCCGACACGGCGACGCCGCTGCGCACCGACATATCTGCGGGTGTGAGTTCGTGAACCAACTCCATGACCTCAACAATAGTTGAGGTCGCCATCGGGGGTCCGCGCGTTACGGTGCTAGGTGTGGCGTTGGGCTGTGATTCCGAGGTGGGCAGGTTGCGCGCCGTCATCCTGCACAGGCCCGGCGCCGAACTGCAGCGGTTGACACCGCGCAACAATGACGTGCTGCTGTTCGACGGTCTGCCGTGGGTCGCCAAGGCGCAGCGCGAGCACGACGCGTTCGCAGCGCTGCTCTCCGCACGTGGTGTCGAGGTGCTGCTGCTGGCCGATCTGCTGAGCGAGGCGCTGGCCCACAGCGGCGCGGCGCGGATGCACGGTATATCGGCTGCCGTCGATCCGCGACGCCTGGGACTGCCTCTGGCGCAGGAGCTTTCGGCGTATCTGCGCTCGCTGGACGCATCGCAGCTGGCTTCGGTGCTAATGGCAGGGATGACGTTCAACGAGTTACCGTTCACCGGCGGCGAGTTGTCGTTGGTGCGGCGGATGCACCACGGTGGGGATTTCGTCATCGACCCGCTGCCGAATCTGCTGTTCACCCGCGACTCGTCGTTCTGGATCGCTTCGCGGGTCGCGATCACGTCGCTGGCTCTGCCGGCGCGCGCTCGCGAGACGTCACTGACCGACGTGATCTATGCGCATCACCCGCGATTCCGCGGCGTGCGACGGGCGTACGAGTCGCGGTCGGCGCCCGTCGAAGGCGGGGACGTGCTGCTGCTGGCGCCGGGCGTCGTCGCGGTGGGGGTGGGGGAGCGGACGACACCCGCGGGTGCGGAGGCGTTGGCGCGCAGCCTGTTCGACGACGGGTTGGCCCACACCGTCCTGGCGGTGCCGATCGCGCAGGAGCGGGCGCAGATGCACCTCGACACCGTGTGCACGATGGTCGATGTCGACGCGGTGGTGATGTACCCGAACGTCGTCGAGACGCTCTCGGCGTTCACGATTCACCGCGATGGCTCCGGCGGTGTGCGCATCGACGACGAGCGACCGTTCCTGATCGCCGCGGCCGAGGCGATGGGTATCTCGAAGCTGCGGGTGATCGCCACGGGACTCGACCCCGTCACCGCGGAGCGGGAGCAATGGGACGACGGCAACAACACACTCGCGGTCGCGCCCGGAGTCGTGGTCGCCTACGAGCGAAACGCCGAAACCAATGCTCGGCTGGCGGATTCGGGCATCGAGGTGCTGCCCATCGAGGCGTCGGAGCTCGGCACAGGGCGCGGCGGACCCCGCTGCATGTCGTGCCCCGCGGCGCGCGATCCCCTCTAGATTTGCATCCACGCCGCGAAATCCGGGTTTTGCAGAGAAAGTGTGAGTAGCGGTCTACAAAAGTCCGCTTTCGGCGCGAAGGGGACTAGCGCCAGGACGGCAACCAGATTTGCATGTTCCAGGTCGCCTGCGAAATCGGGATGCCGGTCAGAATCGGATACATCCACGCGAAGTTCGTGAGCACAAGTGCGACATAGCAACTCACCACGATCATCCCGAGCGTTCTTCGCTCCGGGCTCTGATCGGGTTTGTGCAGAATGTCGCCGAGGATCATCGCGATCATCAGCACCAGGAACGGCGCCATCGTCGCCGCATAGAAGAAATACATCTGCCGGTCGATGTCGGCGAACCATGGCAAAAAGCCCGCGCTGTAGCCCACCAGAATCGCTGCGTAGCGCCAATCGCGCTTGACGAACGCCCGCCACACCGCCCACGCCAGCACCGGCACCGCGATGAACCACATCGCAGGCGTGCCGACGAGCATCACCGCCTTGATGCACGATTGCGCCCCGCAACCCGGGACATTCTCGTTGTCGATCGCATAGAGCACCGGCCGCAACGACATCGGCCACGTCCACGGCTTTGACTCCCACGGGTGATGGTTACCGTCGGCGTTGGTCAGGCCGGAATGGAACTTGTAGGCCGCATATGTGTAGTGCCACAGCGAGCGCAGCGCGTCGGGCACCGGCAGAACGCTGTCCTCGCCGATCGACCTGCCGACCTCATAACGGTTCACCCCGGTCTCCGAGGCGAACCACGGGGTGTAGGACGCCAGGTAGACGCCGAACGGGATCAGCACGAGCGCATACAGCGACGGGCCCAGATCGCGCCGGAACGTTCCCAGCCACGGCCGCGGGACCCGGTACTGCCTGCGCGCGGCGATGTCGAACGCCACCGTCATCACGCCGTAGAACGCGACGAAGTACAGCCCGGACCACTTTGTCGCGCACGCCAATCCCAGCAGCACCCCGGCACCGAACCGCCACCACCGCACGCCCAGCCGCGGTCCCCACGGGGTCTCGCTGATGCGGCCCTCGAGCAGCGCGACATGCATCCGCTCACGCACCTGGTCGCGGTCGACGATCAGACAGCCGAACGCCGCCACCACGAAGATCACCAGGAATCCGTCGAGCAGCGCGGTGCGCGCGGCGACGAAGCTGACCCCGTCGGCGATCAGCAGCAGTCCCGCGATCCCACCGACGACGGTCGACCGGCTGATCCGCCGCGCGATCCGCACAACGAGTAAGACGGTGATGACACCGCAAACGGCGCCGGCGAAGCGCCAGCCCAGACCGTTGTAGCCGAACAGCGCCTCGCCCATCGCGATCAACTGCTTGCCGACCGGCGGATGGACCACCAACCCGTAGCCGGGGTTGTCCTCGATACCGTGGTTGTGCAACACCTGCCACGCCTGCGGTGCGTAATGCTTCTCGTCGAAGATCGGCGTGCCCGCATCGGTCGGCGATCCGAGATTCAGGAAACGCGTCACCGCTGCCAGTGCGGTGACCACGGCGGTCATCGCCCAGCCCTGCAGACGGTCCACCGGTCCGAAGTCGGCGAGAGGCACCAGAGGAGCCGGGCTGATGACGGGGACCGCGCGCGAGGCTTCGGCTGCGGGGGCGGTCACGCAAGCGATCGTAGGCTGTCCGCTGTGAGCTCTGGCCGACTGCTTATCGGCGCGACGCCCCTGGGTCAGCCCTCGGATGCGTCAGCGCGGCTGGTCGAGGCCCTGGCCAGCGCCGACGTGATCGCCGCGGAGGACACCCGGCGGATTCGGACCTTGGCCCAGGCGCTCGACGTCAAACCCGCGGGCAAGGTGGTCAGCCTCTATGACCAGAACGAGGCGACGCGGGTCCCCGGCCTGGTCGCCGAGATCGCGGCCGGGGCGACCGTGCTGCTGGTCAGCGACGCCGGAATGCCGTTGATCAACGATCCCGGCTACCGGTTGGTGGCGGCGTGCATCGACAGTGGGCTCGCGATCAGCTGCTTGCCCGGTCCGTCGGCGGTGACGACGGCACTGGCGGTGTCGGGCCTGCCGTCGGACAGGTTTTGTTTCGAGGGCTTCGCGCCGCGCAAGCATTCGGCACGCATGACGTGGCTCGTGGCGCTGGCGTCCGAGCAACGCACGTGCGTGTTCTTCGAATCACCGCGTCGGCTGCCGGACACCCTGCGCGACGCCGTCGACGCGCTGGGTCCCGATCGGGAGGCCGTGGTGTGCAGAGAGCTGACGAAGACGCACGAGGAGATCGTCCGCGGCTCGCTGGGCGAGCTCTCCGACTGGGCGAGGAACGGGGTGCTCGGTGAGATCACCGTCGTCCTGGCCGGAGTGACGCCGAAAGCCGACGTGCAGACGCTGGTGGGACAGGTCGGCGCGCTGGTCGAGGGCGGCATGCGGGTCAAGGATGCCTGCGCGCAGGTCATCGCGATGAACCCGGGCTCGCCGTCGAGGCGCGAACTCTACGACGCGGTGCTGCGTTCGCGGGAGGGATCCTGACCTGCGATCTGACGTTTGCTGGGCACGCCAGGGATGTCGGCTGCGGGCCTCGCCGGCTTTCGCCACCCGATCCGCAGCCGCGGGGCTGACCAGGCTCGACGCAGCAGGACGCCGCCCGTCGAAGATTTCCCTCGAAGAACTTGCCAAATGATTTGCGAGAGTGACGGGCGTCACATACACTCACCACCGACGACATCGCGATACTCGCGAGAAGTCCAGACTTCACTCCGTTTGCCGCCGCGCAGGCATGTCCGCGCGGCGGCAAACGCCTTTTCACGGGTATGAACGGAGGCTGCGGCTGAGCTCGTGGGCAGCGATGCGACGTTGCCCACCTCTGTGTCGGCTCACGATGGCGCCTATGTCGTGGGTTGCTGCGGGGCACGAGAACCGCGTGGGTCGCCCTAGGAAATCGGGATCGGCAGTGTGCGGGGATTCGGCGCTGCGATCGCGGGATCGATGAACGGTGCCGCTTTGTGCAGACACTCCTGCCATTCGTCGTCCGGATCGGAATCGGCGGTGATGCCGCCGCCGACGCCGAGGATCGCGCCACCTGTGGCGTCGAACTCCACCGTGCGGATCGCCACGTTCAACTCGCAGCCCGCCATTGGCGACGCCAAACCGACTGTGCCGCAATAAACTCCCCGGCGATGCGGCTCCCAGGTGCTCAACAGCTGCCGTGCCCTGCCCTTTGGGGTGCCGGTCACCGAGGCCGGCGGGAATGTCGCGTCGAGTACGTCGGCCATCGGCACGTCGGCGCCGACGCGTGCCGTCACCGTCGAGACCAGATGCCACACCCCGGGCGCCGGACGTACAGCCAACAGTTCGGACACCGCGACGCTGCCGGTCACGGCGACGCGGCCCAAGTCGTTGCGGACAAGGTCGACGATCATGATGTTCTCGGCGACGTCTTTCACCGATGCCCGCAGCGTCGCGGGGTCGGCGTGCCGCGGCAGCGTGCCCTTGATCGGACTCGACGCGACGGCCTCGCCTCGTCGGCGCAGAAACAGTTCGGGAGACAGCGACGCGACCGCGCCCCAATCGCCTGCGACGTAGGCCGCCCGCGCGGGCGAGGTGCGCCTCACGGCATCGACGAAGAAATCGATTGCGGCCGTGCCGAATGTCCCCGCCGGGGCGGCTCCGGCGTCGATCCGGCCGGCGATCTGTGTGCACACACACGCCTGGTACACCTCGCCCGCCGCGATCGCCTCGAGGCAGTCCACGACCCCGCGACGGTGTGCGCCGCTGTCGGCTTCGCCCCACGCGATGTTGCTCATCCGGGGATGCGCGGTTTTGCGCAGCGCCTCGGAGACCCATCTGGAAAGCGCTGCACCGGAAAGGCTTTCGTACCACCACTGTCCGTCGCGGTCCTGTCGCAACACGCAGTCCGACCAACCGCCTGCCGCTTCGGGAACGCGCGGGCCGCGTCCGTCGGCGCCCGCGTCGGGGTAGGACAGGTATCCAAACCAGCCGCCGCCGACCGCTTCACCGGCCGCACCGGGGGACACGTCGAACACCTCGGTGGCCTCGACGGGCGTCACCGCCACCGAGGGCGCAATGACCGCGCCCGAGCCGAACCACTCGCCGATCAGCGCGGCGGGCGGCGGTAGTCCGCGACGTTGCGCCGCGTCGGCGAGCGCGTGCAGTACCGCCGGGGGACTTCCCAGCGCGCCGAGTCGCTCGATCCGCACACCTCAAGCGTGTCAGAGAGCTAGCGGCTGATCTCTCGCGGGATGTCGACTGCGGTCAGTTTGTCCGGGTTGCGCATGGCGTAGAAGTGGCTGATCTTTCCCTCGGTGACCTCGACGGTGATGATGCCCTCGAAGCTGTCGCCGAGATACAGCTTCAGCGCCGGGGCGTTGTTGTACATCGCGGGCTCCACCCGGCCCGACTCCCCGGCCACGCGCACCAATCCGATGATCACCCGCGCGACCTTGTCCGCACCGAGTATCGGCCGCCGCGCGGCGCTGCGCTTGCCGTCGCTGTCGGCGGTCCACACGACGTCTTCGGACAGCATCTCGATGAGCCCGTCGAGGTCACCGGTCGACGCCGCTGCGAAGAAGCGCGCCGTGAGTTCCATGGACAGCTTGGGGTCGACGGGTTCGAAGCGCTTGCGTCGCGACTGGACATGTTCGCGGGCGCGGTGAGCCATCTGGCGGACCGCGGCCGAGGACTTGCCGACCGTTGCGGCGATCTCGTCGTGACTGAAGCCGAACACCTCGCGCAGCACGAACACGGCTCGTTCGTCCGGACTCAACGTCTCGAGCACGACGAGCATCGCCATCGAAACCGATTCGGCCAGGATCACGTCGGACGACGCGTCTGTGCTGTTGCTGGTCTCCAAGAGCAGCGGTTCCGGGAGCCACGGGCCGACGTAGTCCTCACGCCTGCGGGACTGCGCCCGCAGCGCGTTGAGGGACTGGCGCGTGACCAACTGGGCGAGGTAGGCCTTGGTGTCCTGCACCGTCGACAGGTCCACCTCGGCCCAGCGCAGGTAGCTCTCCTGCAACACGTCGTCGGATTCGGTGCCGCTGCCCAGGATCTCGTAGGCGATCGTGAACAGCAGCGGCCGCAGGGCCGTGAATCGTTCGGCGCGCTCGTCGATCATGGGCGCACCGGTTGCGACGCGGCAGCGACCTTCTGCTGACGCTTACCGCCCTTGAGCCAGAAGTAGCTTCCCGGCTTGCGTGCCTCACGCTGCAGGAAGGAGACCGTGCCCTTGCAGACCGCCTCCTTGATCGTGGCCGCGGCGCGGCCGCCGATGTGCAGCGGCATCACGGTGTCGTCGAGATGCGCGAGCTGCACGAGGCCGCCGTCGCGGCCGAGGCTGATGCACTGGCCGGTGAAGGCCTGGTTCAGCGGCTTGGGCTCGGTGCCCGCGATGCGACTGAGCACCGTGTTGGCGGCCTGCGCGCCCAGCGGGATCGCGGCCTGGCAGCTCATGCGCAGCGGCAGGTTCGACGGGGCAGACGCATCGCCTGCCGCGACGATCCGGGGATCGTCGACGCTGGTGAGGGTCTCGTCGGTGAGCAGACGCCCGGCGGCGTCGGTGCTCAGCCCGCTGCGCGCCGCCACGTCGGGCACCCCGAAGCCCGCGGTCCAGACCGTCACCGTGCTGGCGATCGTGCGGCCGTCGGCCAGGATCACGCAGTCGGGGCGCACCTCGGTGGCGGTGGAGCCGGGGCCGTCGATGATGGTGACGCCGAGTCGGTTCAGCCTTTTGGCGGCCGAGCGGCGGCCGCGGGCGTGGAGATACGGCCCCAGGACTCCGCCGCAGACCAGGGTGACGCGACGGCCTTCCTCGGCGAACTCGGCGGCGACCTCGAGGCCGGTGGGCCCCGCCCCGATCACCGTCATCGGCGCATCGGTGCCTGCCGCCTGAAAGGCCGCCTTCAGCTGTTGGGCGTGCTCGAGTTCCGAGATGGGGTAGGCGAATTCGGCAGCTCCGGGCACGACTGGCGCAGCGCCGTGGCTGCCGATGGCGTAGATCAGGTAGTCGTAGGTCAGCTCACCGCCGCTCGCGAGTTCGATGCTGCGCCGCGGCGCATCGATGCGGGCCACCGAATCGACGATCAGCTGGATTCCTGCGCCGAGGATCTCCGAGTAGTCGACCACCGCGTCATCGGTGCCGGTCACCAACTGGTGCAACCGGATCCGCTCGACGAACTTCGGGCGCGGGTTGATCAGCGTGACGTCGACGTTCTCGTTGAGCCGCAGATGGTTGGCGGCCAGCACGCCGGCGTATCCGCCGCCGATCACGATCACGCGGGTCTTCTGTGCGGTCATTTCGGTCTCCTCAGGTCATCCTGCTCACCGTTGAGCTGGTCTGCCCTCGAGACACCGCGCACACCCGGAGTGTGACAGCTTTGCCCGCGATGTGTCGCACATCACTAACGGCTGATCGTCCGCGGGATCGTGATGCCTGCGAGCTTGTCGGGGTTGCGCATCGCGTAGAGGTTGGTGATCTTGTCATCGATCACCTCGAACACGAAGACACCCTCGAGGTGCTCGCCGGTGTAAACGACCACTGCGGGGGCGCTGTTGTAGACCGCTGTCTCGAACCTGATCTCCTGCATCTCTCTGGCCACCCGGAACAGCTGCGCCATGATGGCGGCGACTCGTCGTGCGCCGACGACGGGCCTGCGGATCGCGGTCGCCTTGCCGCCGTGATCCGCGGTCCATGTGGCTCCCGGCGCCAACAGCGCCATCAGTTCGGTCATGTCGCCGGTGGACGCGGCGGTCAGGAACTGCTCGGTGATGTGACGAGTTCGTTCGGCGTCGACGGGTCCGAACCGGTTGCGCCGGGCGTGCACGTGTTCGCGCGCCCGGTGCGCCATCTGGCGCACCGTCGCCACGGGTTTGCCGACGGCCCCGCTGATTTCGCCGTAGGCAAAACCGAACACCTCACGCAGGACGAAGACCGCACGCTCGTCGGGGGTGAGCGTTTCGAGCAGGACTAGCATCGCCATCGAAACAGACTCGGCGAGAACGATATCGGCCGAGGCGTCGCGGTCGTCGAGGAGCAGCGGTTCGGGCAGCCACGGTCCGATGTAGTCCTCGCGGCGACGCACACCCTCGCGAAGAGTGTTGAGCGCCTGCCGCGTGACCAGTTGTGCGAGATACGACTTGGTGTCGCGCACCGTCGCCAGGTCCACGTCCGCCCACCGCAGATAACTGTCCTGGAGCACGTCGTCGGATTCGGTTGCCGAACCGAGGATTTCGTAGGCGATCGTGAACAGCAGCGGTCGCAGATGGGTGAACCGCTCGGCATGGTCTCCGCTGGCGGAGCCGGCAATCGGACTCTGGCCGGCCGAGCCGGAAATCGGACTCTGGCCGGCCGAGCCGGCAATCGGGCCCTGAGCGGTCACGTGAGCACCTTCGGAAACACCGGTTGCTCGGGACGTGGTCCGCCCTTGAGCCAGAACGCCGCGGACGGCTTGCGGGCGCCTCTGCGCAGCGCCCATAGCGTGCCCTTGCAGATCCCCTCCTTGACCTTGGCGACGAAGCGGCCGCTGAAGTACACATCCACCGGCGAGTCGTCCTTGCGGGCAACCTGCAGGATGCCGGACTTGCGACCAAGGCTGATGCAGACGCCGCCGAAGCCGTACTCGAAGTTCGCGGGCGCGGCGCCTGCGATGCGACTCAGCACCGTATTCGCGGCCTGAGGGCCGAGCTGTGACGCCGACGCGCAGCACATCCGTAGTGGCTCGCCCGAGGGCGATGCGCAGTCCCCGGCGGCGACGATCCGTTCGTCGTCGACGCTCGTCAGCGTTTCGTCCGTCAACAGCCGACCCATGTCGTCGGTGCGCAGACCGCTGCTGGCCGCGAGGTCGGGCACGCCGAAGCCTGCCGTCCATACGGTCACCGCGCTGGGGCGCACGGCGCCGTCGGCAAAGACCACCGCGTCGCGCCGAACTTCGGTCACCACGTCGGTCTCGAGCACCTTTACGCCGAGCTTGCGCATCACCTTGGCGACCGAACGACGTCCGGATGCCGACAGGTACGGGCCGAGTTGTCCGCCGCATACCAGGGTGACGTTGCGGCCCTGCTCGGCGAGTTCGGTGGCGGTCTCGATCCCGGTGAGCCCGGCGCCGACGACAGTCACCGGCGCGGCGGGGTGGAGGGTGTCGAGTAAGTCATGCAGTCGCTGCGCCTGCTCGAGTTCCGCTAGTGGATGAGCGAATTCGGCCGCGCCGGGTACCGACGCGGGAACGGCGCCCGTGCTGCCGACCGCGTAGACGACGTAGTCGTAGGCGAGCGCCGCGCCGGACACCAACTCAACGGTGCGGTTGGCGAAGTCGATGCGGGTCGCGGTGTCGACGACGAGCGCGACGCCGTCCCCGAGCAGGCTGCCGTAGTCGACGGTCGCGTCGTAGTTGCCGGCCACATGCTGATGCAGCCGGATCCGCTCGACGAACGTCGGCCGCGGGTTGACCATCGTGATGTCGATGTCGCCGCGCATCCGCAGATGGTTGGCCGCGAGTGTTCCTGAGTAGCCGCCGCCGATGACGACGACCTTGGGTGCGTGGTTTCCAGTCATGCCCTCAAGACACCGCCCGCGGCTCGATCGTGACAAAAAGTGACGTGGGTCACTCGCGGCGCGAACTCACTCCACTTGATAGCGGGGGAACACGCCGACCGGCGGCGGCAGCGCGGTGCCGGGTGCGATCCGGGTGCCGATCGCCGCGAAGGTCCGCTGATCCTGCGGTACACCGAGCAGATCGAGCAGCGTGGCCGTCGAGTCGGGCATCACCGGCTGGCTCAGCACTGTGGCGATGCGCACCGTCTCCAGCGTCGTGTACAGCACGGTGCGAAACCGTGCCTCGTCGGACTTGCGCAGCACCCAGGGCTCCTGTGCGGAGAAGTACTTGTTCGCCGCGCCGAGCACCGACCAGATCGCCTCCAGCGCCAGATGCATGGCGGTGGCATCGAAATGCGCGCGCACCCGCTCGAGCAATCCATCGGCGGCGCCCAACAGCTGCTGATCGTCGGCGGCGAATTCGCCTGGCTCAGGGACGATTCCGTCGAGGTTCTTGGCCACCATCGACAGTGACCGTTGCGCGAGGTTGCCCAGCTCGTTGGCGAGGTCGGCGTTGATGCGGCCGATGATCGCGTCCTCGCTGTAACTGCCGTCCTGGCCGAACGGCACCTCCCGCAGGAAGAAGTAGCGCACCTGGTCGACCCCGAAAGCATCGACCAACGCATTCGGATCGACGACATTGCCGACCGACTTACTCATCTTCTCACCGCGGTTGAGAACAAACCCGTGCACGAACACCTTGCGCGGCAGCTCGATTCCCGCCGACATCAGAAACGCCGGCCAGTAGACCGTATGGAACCGGATGATGTCCTTGCCGATCATGTGCAGGTCGGCGGGCCAGAATCGCTGGAACGTCTCCGACGAGGTGTCGGGAAATCCGACGCCGGTCAGATAGTTCGTCAGCGCATCGACCCACACGTACATCACGTGATCGGGGTGGTCGGGCACCGGCACGCCCCAGTCGAACGTCGTGCGGGATATCGACAGATCGCGCAGCCCGCCCGAGACGAAGCTGACCACCTCGTTGCGCCGCACACCGGGTTCGATGAACTCCGGATGCGCTTGGTAGTGCGCCAGCAGCTTGTCGGTGTAGGCCGACAGCCGGAAGAAGTACGTCTGCTCCTCGGTCCACGTCACCGGCGCACCGGTCTCGGTGGCGATCCGGACACCGTCGGCGTTGAGACTGGTTTCGCCCTCGGTGACGAAGCCTTCGTCGCGCACCGAGTACCAGCCGGAGTAGGTGTCGAGGTAGATGTCGCCGGCCTCGTTCATCCGCTTCCAGATCTCGATCGACGCCGCATAGTGGTCGGCATCCGAGGTCCGGATGAACCGGTCGAACGAGATGTTCAGCTTCTCCTGCATCCGCTCGAAGACATCCGAATTGCGCCGCGCAAGCTCCGCGGTCGGGATGCCGAGGGCGGCGGCCGTCTCCGCCATCTTCTGGCCGTGTACGTCGGTGCCGGTCAGGTAGCGCACGTCGAAGCCGTCCAGTCGCTTGAACCGCGCTATCGAATCGGTCGCGACGTACTCGTAGGCGTGGCCGATGTGCGGATCGCCGTTCGGATAAGCGATGGCCGTAGTGATGTAGTAAGGGTCCCGGGGGCTGAGCGTCTTTGCGCCGTGGGAAGAAATGCTGCTCATTTGGGGGTCAGCTTATTGTGTTGCGGTGAGTCGTAACCGCCCAGCACCGCCGGCCCCGGAACCGCTCGCACCTCTCATCGACGCGCACACCCATCTCGACGCCTGCGGTGCCGGCGACGCCGACAGCATCCGCACGATCGTCGACCGGGCCGAAGCCGTCGGTGTTCGGGCCGTCGTGACCATCGCCGACGACCTGGAGTCCGCGCGCTGGGTCACCGACG
It encodes the following:
- a CDS encoding RNA polymerase sigma-70 factor; the encoded protein is MIDERAERFTALRPLLFTIAYEILGSGTESDDVLQESYLRWAEVDLSTVQDTKAYLAQLVTRQSLNALRAQSRRREDYVGPWLPEPLLLETSNSTDASSDVILAESVSMAMLVVLETLSPDERAVFVLREVFGFSHDEIAATVGKSSAAVRQMAHRAREHVQSRRKRFEPVDPKLSMELTARFFAAASTGDLDGLIEMLSEDVVWTADSDGKRSAARRPILGADKVARVIIGLVRVAGESGRVEPAMYNNAPALKLYLGDSFEGIITVEVTEGKISHFYAMRNPDKLTAVDIPREISR
- a CDS encoding NAD(P)/FAD-dependent oxidoreductase; the protein is MTAQKTRVIVIGGGYAGVLAANHLRLNENVDVTLINPRPKFVERIRLHQLVTGTDDAVVDYSEILGAGIQLIVDSVARIDAPRRSIELASGGELTYDYLIYAIGSHGAAPVVPGAAEFAYPISELEHAQQLKAAFQAAGTDAPMTVIGAGPTGLEVAAEFAEEGRRVTLVCGGVLGPYLHARGRRSAAKRLNRLGVTIIDGPGSTATEVRPDCVILADGRTIASTVTVWTAGFGVPDVAARSGLSTDAAGRLLTDETLTSVDDPRIVAAGDASAPSNLPLRMSCQAAIPLGAQAANTVLSRIAGTEPKPLNQAFTGQCISLGRDGGLVQLAHLDDTVMPLHIGGRAAATIKEAVCKGTVSFLQREARKPGSYFWLKGGKRQQKVAAASQPVRP
- the sigJ gene encoding RNA polymerase sigma factor SigJ, producing the protein MSGSAGQSPIAGSASGDHAERFTHLRPLLFTIAYEILGSATESDDVLQDSYLRWADVDLATVRDTKSYLAQLVTRQALNTLREGVRRREDYIGPWLPEPLLLDDRDASADIVLAESVSMAMLVLLETLTPDERAVFVLREVFGFAYGEISGAVGKPVATVRQMAHRAREHVHARRNRFGPVDAERTRHITEQFLTAASTGDMTELMALLAPGATWTADHGGKATAIRRPVVGARRVAAIMAQLFRVAREMQEIRFETAVYNSAPAVVVYTGEHLEGVFVFEVIDDKITNLYAMRNPDKLAGITIPRTISR
- a CDS encoding NAD(P)/FAD-dependent oxidoreductase, whose protein sequence is MTGNHAPKVVVIGGGYSGTLAANHLRMRGDIDITMVNPRPTFVERIRLHQHVAGNYDATVDYGSLLGDGVALVVDTATRIDFANRTVELVSGAALAYDYVVYAVGSTGAVPASVPGAAEFAHPLAELEQAQRLHDLLDTLHPAAPVTVVGAGLTGIETATELAEQGRNVTLVCGGQLGPYLSASGRRSVAKVMRKLGVKVLETDVVTEVRRDAVVFADGAVRPSAVTVWTAGFGVPDLAASSGLRTDDMGRLLTDETLTSVDDERIVAAGDCASPSGEPLRMCCASASQLGPQAANTVLSRIAGAAPANFEYGFGGVCISLGRKSGILQVARKDDSPVDVYFSGRFVAKVKEGICKGTLWALRRGARKPSAAFWLKGGPRPEQPVFPKVLT
- the metG gene encoding methionine--tRNA ligase is translated as MSSISSHGAKTLSPRDPYYITTAIAYPNGDPHIGHAYEYVATDSIARFKRLDGFDVRYLTGTDVHGQKMAETAAALGIPTAELARRNSDVFERMQEKLNISFDRFIRTSDADHYAASIEIWKRMNEAGDIYLDTYSGWYSVRDEGFVTEGETSLNADGVRIATETGAPVTWTEEQTYFFRLSAYTDKLLAHYQAHPEFIEPGVRRNEVVSFVSGGLRDLSISRTTFDWGVPVPDHPDHVMYVWVDALTNYLTGVGFPDTSSETFQRFWPADLHMIGKDIIRFHTVYWPAFLMSAGIELPRKVFVHGFVLNRGEKMSKSVGNVVDPNALVDAFGVDQVRYFFLREVPFGQDGSYSEDAIIGRINADLANELGNLAQRSLSMVAKNLDGIVPEPGEFAADDQQLLGAADGLLERVRAHFDATAMHLALEAIWSVLGAANKYFSAQEPWVLRKSDEARFRTVLYTTLETVRIATVLSQPVMPDSTATLLDLLGVPQDQRTFAAIGTRIAPGTALPPPVGVFPRYQVE